ACGGCGGCGAGTTCCGTCTGGCGCTGGCGCTGAGCTGGGCTGACGGGTGGACAGTAGACGAGGTTGACGTCCTCGATCCTGACGAAACCCCCCAGTGGTGATGGGACTCGTCGCCCCGGCTCTTGTTGTTCTCACCGCCTTGACGGTCGGCGCGCCGGCTCCCACACCCGCGGCACCGCCAAAGCAGGGACTGGCGGGCCACCGGGCCAATGCGGCAGGCGGCGAGGTGTTCGAGCTGTGGGGCAGTGAGGCGCGAGAAGCGGCGAGCCGAGCGCGGGCGCAGTACGTGGACGGCGCTCCGACTCGTCAACCGGAGTTCAGGCGGGCGGCCGCGTGTCGCGAAGCGGCGGGTCGGTGGGTGATGGGGAACGAAGATGGCTCGTGCCCGACGGGCATCGACGAAGCCATGACCATCGACTGCCAAGGTGAACAGTTCCAGCAGCCGCTGTGGCGGAGGCTCCCCGCCGGAGTGGCCGAATGGACGCCGTGGCAGCAGATCGACGCTGGTGGGTGCGGCGAGATCCTGCCCGTGTTCACCGTCGAGGACTTCCGGCGGCTGCCGTTGGCTCCGCCGGTGCTGATATTGCAGCCGGACCGGGGGTGGGTGCTGGTGAACAAGGAGACGATCGTCCGGACCGAGCGGGTCGAGCAGACGTTCCAGACGAACCTCGCCGGGTACGACGTCGAGGTCGTCGCGAGTCCCGAGCGGTTCCACTACGACTTCGGTGACGGCTCCGACCTGTGGACCCGGTCGGCCGGCCACCCGTACCCCGATCACGACACGTTCCGCGTCTACGAGACGACGGGCACGTACGCGGTGACCCTCACGACCGAGTGGTCGGGCCGCTACCGGATCGCGGGTGACGAGGCCTGGTACCCCGTCACCGGCACGGCACAGACGTCGACGACGAGCGCACCGTTCGAGGTCGTCGAACGCAGGTCACGCCTGGTCGACGACCTCTGCACCGACGTCCCCAAGCCCGACGACTGCTGACGTGGAAGCGGTGTTGCGTCAGGCGCGACAGATCTCCCACACCGTGGCGGGGCCGCTGCCGGCCGTCGCTCGGTGGGGCCCGTCGGGCGCGCCGGCGGCCGCGCGGCGGACGGCCGGTCGGCTGACGCGCCGAGGGCCGGGCGGTCGAGCGGCCGACCGGTCCAGGCACGGGCGATCCCGGGGACGACGAGGCCCCGGACCCGAGGAGAGTGGAGGGGTCCGGGGCCGCGTCGCCGCGCCGGCGCGCGCTACTTCAGGCCGTTGTTGATGGCCGTGATGAGCTCGCCGTTCGAGGTGTCACCCGACAGCTCCCAGAAGAACGCGCCGCCGAGGCCCTGGCTCTTGGCCCAGGACATCTTCCCGGCGATGGTCGACGGGGTGTCGTAGCTCCACCACTCGCTGCCGCACTTGGCGTAGGCGGTGCCGCCGACGGTGCCGGTGGCCGGGCAGCGGTTCTTGAGGACCTTGTAGTCCTCGATGCCCTGCTCGTAGGTGCCCGGGGCGGGGCCGGTCGCGGAGCCGCCGGGGGCGGTCTGCGAGACGCCGTTCCATCCGCGGCCGTAGAAGCCGATGCCGAGCAGGATCTTGCTCGACGGGATGCCCTTGGCCTTGAGCTTCGCGACCGCGTCCGCGGAGTTGAAGCCGGCCTGCGGGATGCCGGAGTACGACGTGAGCGGCGAGTGCGGGGCGGTCGGGCCCTGCGGGTTGAACGCGCCGAAGTAGTCGTACGTCATGGGCATGATCCAGTCGAGCTTCTGTGCCGCGGTGGCGTAGTCGGCGGCGTCGATCTTGCCGCCGTTGCTGCCGTCCGCGGTGATCGCGGCCGTCACGAGCGCCTTGGAGCCGAACTTGTTCCGCAGCGCGGTGACGACGTTGTTGAAAGCCTTCGGGCCGCTGCTGTCGCAGGTGAGGCCGCACGCGTTCGGGTACTCCCAGTCGACGTCGATGCCGTCGAACACGTCGGCCCAGCGCGGGTCCTCGACGAGGTTGTAGCAGGACTCCGCGAACGCGGCGGGGTTCTGCGCGGCCTGCGTGAAGCCGCCGGACCAGGTCCAGCCGCCGAAGGACCAGATCACCTTGAGGCCGGGGTTCATGGCCTTGAGCTTGCGCAGCTGGTTGAAGCTGCCGCGCAGCGGCTGGTCCCACGTGTCGGCGACGCCGTCGACGCTGTCGGCCGCCGTGTAGGCCTTCTCGTAGTCGGCGTACGAGTCACCGATGGTGCAGCGGCCGCCCGTGGTGTTCCCGAAGGCGTAGAGGATGTGCGTCAGCTTCGACGCGGAGCCGCTCGTCTGGATGTTCTTGACGTGGTAGTTGCGCCCGTAGACGCCCCACTCGGCGAAGTAGCCGACGACCTTCTGGCCGGACGGCGTGCCCGGGTCGGTCGGGGTCGGCGTCGGGGTGGTGGGTGTCGGGGTCGGGGTCGTGGGCGTGGGGGTCGGGCTGGTCGGCGACGGGCCGGGGCCGCCGGTGCAGGCGCCGCCGTTGACGGTGCACCCGGTGGGCATCTTGAGCGCGCCGGAGGCGACGTAGCCCCACGACTGCGTGGCGCCGGGGGCGAGCGCGCCCGCCCAGCTCTTGCCGGTGACCTTGTAGTGGTTGCCGGTGCGGGTGACGTCGGCGTCCCACGCGCTCGTGATCTGCACGCCGCTGGGCAGGTCGAACTCGAGGGTCCACGTCGGGATCGTCGCGGTGGTGCCGTTGCTGACCTTGACGGACATCTGGTGGCCGGTGCCCCAGTCGCCCGCGGAGGTGAACGTGGCGGTGAGGGATCCGGCGGCGGTCGCCGCGGTGGGCAGGCTGGCGGCGACGAGCGCCGCGACGACGCCGGTGACGGCGGCGATCGCCGTCGCGGCGAGCGCCCGTCGGCGTCGTGAGGGTCGGTGGAACCGGGGTCGCATCTGGCCTCCTGGGGGGAGTGGTGGAACCTGGCGATTTGTAAAGATCACTCACTAATGGTTCACTTGCGACAGTAGCGACGGCCCGGAAGGGCGGTCAACGACGCCGCGTGCGCCCCGACGCCCCGGCGGATGCCCCGCCGCAGCGGCGGGAGTGCAGGTCAACCGCTTGTGGACGACTGCGTTGACGCTGGTCACAGGCGCTGAGACCGCTCCCACGGACACGTGTCACCCAGGATCGGGCAAGCGGTTGCGCGGCTGCTCCACACAGGCGAATTGATCACTCGAACGAGTGAGCGCACCGCCACTCGTTCGTGTGGGTGGTCGGTCGTAGCGTCGTCGTCGAGCCCGCGACACCCCGCCGGTCCAGCACCGGTGGAGTCGAGGCCCGACGACCGGACGACGACGGACGTGAGGGGGCGACCGTGCAGCGCACCTATCCCGCAGGCGTGACGTCCTGGGTGGACGTCGAGCAGGACGACGTGGAGGCAGCCACTCGCTTCTACGGCGCCGTCCTCGGCTGGACGTTCCACGACGCGACGCCACCCGGCACACCCGTCCGCTACGTCATCGCGCAGGTCGACGGGCAGGACGCGGCCGGCATCGGCGGACCGGCGACACCGACGGGCACCCCGTCGACCGACCCGTCGTGGCAGACGTACGTCGCGGTCGACGACGTCGCCGCGGCCCTCGCGCGGGTCGAGGCGGCGGGTGGCACCGTCACCACCGGCCCCACCGTCGCCGGCGAGGGCGGCACGTGGGCCGCGTTCACCGACCGCCAGGGCGCGGGGCTGCGGCTGTGGCAGGCGCATCGCCGGCTCGGCGCGCAGATCACCAACGCCCCGGGCACCTGGAACTTCAGCGACCTGCACACCCCCGACGCCGAGGACGCGCGCGACCTGTACACCCGCGCCTTCGGGTGGGAGTTCAGCGACCTCGGCTTCGGCACGATGGTCCGCGTGCCCGGCTAAGGCGACCACCTCGCCGCGACCGTCGACCCCGGCATCCACGAGCGGCAGGACGAGGTCTCCGCGCCCGCCGGGTTCGCCGACGCGATCGGCTGGCTCGTCCCGGCAGCACCCCACGACCCGCCGCACTGGCACGTCACGTTCGCCGTCGCCGACCGCGACGCCACGGCGGACCTCGTCGTGCGCCACGGCGGAACCGTGCTCGGCACCGACGACTCCGCGTGGACCCGCACCGTGACGGTCCGTGACCCGCAGGGTGCGGTGTTCACCGCGAGCCAGTTCACGCCGCCGGCATGACGGGCCGCACGCCGGACGCCGCTCCCCCGGCCGGCGACCGTCGTGCCAGGCTGACGCCGTGACGACGTCGGACGAGCGCGAGATCGCCGAGCTCACGCGCCTGGTGCGGGAGTTCTCCACCGAGCGGGACTGGCAGCAGTTCCACGACCCGAAGTCCGTGATCCTCGCGCTCGTCGGCGAGGTCGGCGAGCTCGCGGAGCTGTTCCAGTGGGTCCGCGCCGACGACGCCGTCGCGACCTTCGCCGTCCCCGAGCGCAAGGCCCGCGCGGGCGAGGAGATGGCGGACGTCCTCATCTACCTCGTGTGCCTCGCCGACGTGCTCGGCGTCGACCTGGGCGCCGCCGCGCGCGCGAAGCTCGCCGCGTCGCACGTGCGCTTCGCGGCCGACGAGGTCCGCGGTCGCGCGCCCGACAAGCCGTGACGAGGGCCGGCAGCGGCGCGGCGTCGGCCTGCCGAGCGTGACCGGCCCGCGCACCGCTCTCGGCGCGCGCCCGACAGCCGCCGCCACCACACTCGACGCATGCCAGCAGCGCACGACCGGAGCGTCGACCCGTCCGCCGGGCCGCGCGTGTGCGTGCTCGCGCCGACGCCGCTGCTGACGGTCACGATCGAGGCGCCGACGAGCGAGGAGTCGCACCCCGAGGTGCACGTGCACGCCGGCGGGCAGGGCCTGTGGGTCGGGCGCATGGCCGTGTCCCTCGGTGCCGACGTCGTCGTGTGCGGGCCGTTCGGCGGCGAGACCGGCACCGTGCTCGCGCACCTCGCGGAGGTCGAGCGGCTGCGCGTCCGCCCGACCGCGTACGCGGGCGGAAACGGCGCCTACGTGCACGACCGGCGCGACGGCGACCGGCGCGAGATCGCCGAGACCCCGCCGCACCCGCTCGACCGGCACGAGCTCGACGACCTCTACGGCACGGTCCTCGTCGAGGCGATGGACGCGGACATCACCGTGCTCACCGGTGCGGACCCGCCGCGGATCCTGCCCGCCGCGGTCGTCGGGCGGCTCGCGGGCGACCTGCGCGCCGCCGGTCAGACGGTCGTCGCTGACCTCTCCGGCCGGGCCGCCGCCGCCTTCGCGGACGCCGGAGGTGCGGTGCTCAAGATCAGCCACGAGGAGCTGCTGGAGGGCGGGTTCGCCGACTCCGACAGCCTCGACGACCTGCGCGACGGGGCACGACGGCTCGTCGAGCGGGGTCTCGAGGCCGTCGTCGTGTCCCGTGCGGGCGAGCCGGTGCTCATCGTCACCGCCAAGGACGTGCGCGAGGTGTCGCCGCCGCCGATCACGGTCGTCGACCACCGCGGCGCCGGCGACTCGATGACCGCAGGCATCGCCGTCGGGCTCGGTCGCGGGCTGACGCTCGCCGAGGCCGTGCGGCTGGGTGCCGCGGCGGGTGCGCTCAACGTGACGCGTCGTGGCCTGGGCACGGGTCGCCGCGAGCAGATCGAGCGCTTCGCCCGCCGCGTCGTCGTCCGCCCCACCGACGACTCACCCTGACCAGCCCCTCCCCCTGGGCACGACCGGTCCCGACGGACCGACCACCGTCGGCCGCGGCCCAGTCCGCCCCGGCCTTGTCCGCGAGGCACTGCGGCAGACGACCGGCGACCCGGGGCTGGGTACCGGAAAGCGGGGCGTAGCGGTCACCAGACCCGGGTCGACGGTCGGTCGGCGGACGACCCGGGGGTGGGTACCGAGAGGCCGCCGGTGCGGTGACCGGACCGGGGTCGGCCGTCGGCTGGTCGGCGGCGGCGGGTCGACAGGGCCGTCTCGGGTGGGCGGCGGCGGGTCGACGGGGCCGTCTCGGGTGGGCGGCGGGTCGACGGGGCCGTCTCGGGTGGGCGGGCGGGTGGGTCGCGGGTGCCGTCGGGTGGCGGGTGGGCGTCCGGTCGGGTCCGATGGACGGGGGCCGGACGACGACGAGAGGTGGCGGCATGCGGGTGCTCGTGACGAACGACGACGGGATCGACTCCCCCGGGCTGACGACGCTCGCGGTGATGGCCGCGGACGCGGGGCACGACGTGGTGGTCGCCGCCCCGGCGCGCGAGTCGTCGGGCGCGAGCGCGTCGCTGCTCGGCGCGGAGCAGGACGGGCGGCTCATCGTCGCGTCAAAGCCGTCGCCCGGGCTGCCCGACGAGATCCCGTCGTTCGCGGTGCGCGCGGCGCCCGGGCTGATCGCATTCGTCGCGGCGTACGGCGGGTTCGGGCCGAAGCCGGACGTCGTGCTGTCGGGCGTCAACCGCGGTGCGAACACGGGGCACGCGGTGCTGCACTCGGGCACGGTCGGCGCCGCGCTGTCGGGCGCGACGCACGGGATCAAGGGGCTCGCGGTGTCGATCGCGTACCACGAGCCCCGGCACTGGGAGACGGCGGCGGCGTTCGCGCGGCCGGTCCTCGACTGGGTCGTCGAGCACTGCCCGGGCGACCGCGTGCTCAACCTCAACGTGCCGGACCTGCCCGTCGAGCAGGTGCGGGGGCTGCGGAAGGCGCCGCTCGCGTCGTTCGGTGCGGTGCAGGCGCGGATCCACGAGCTCGAGCACGGCCACCTGCAGCTCACGTACTCGGACGTCGAGATCACGCGCGAGCCCGACACGGACGCGGGGCTGCTCGCGCGCGGCTGGGCGACGGTCACGCAGCTGCTGGCCCCGGCGTTCGACGCCGACGCGCCGCTGCCGGAGTCGGGCCCGCTGACGGCCTGACCGGGAGCCGCGCCGTCAGGTCCGCGCGATCGCGATGAGCAGCATCGTCACCAGGAAGCCGGTGACGAGGTTGAGCCACAGGAAGCGCCGCCAGCCGACGTTGGCGCGCTCGCAGTCGTCGTCGGTCACGCGCCAGAACAGCGCGGTCGAGACCGCGTAGGGCAGGGGCAGGATCGCGGCGAGCACGCCGGGCCACGGCACGACGAGCAGGACGGCCGCAGCGGCGACGTAGGCGACAGTCGCCAGGACGACGGTCGCGTGCGCACCGAGGACCGTCGCGACGGACGCGATGCCGCCCTCGCGGTCGGCGCGCACGTCCTGCACGGCCCCGAACGCGTGCGACGCCATGCCCCACAGCACGAACGCGACGAGCACGGGCCAGACGGTGGGCGCCGACAGGTCCGCGTCGACGAGCACGAGCGCGTAGAGCAGCGGCCCGACGAAGTGCATCGCGGACGTGAACGAGTCGAGGAACGGCCGCTCCTTGAACCGCAGGACGGGTGCGGAGTAGGCGACGACGAGGAACAGCACGACGGCGAGCACGACGGTCGACGCGACGGACCCGACGGCGACGAGGTAGACGACGAACGGCACCACCGACAGCGCGCTGGCCCACAGGATCCGGCGGTGCACGGCGCGCGCGCGCTCGGGGGCGACGAGGCCGCCCTCGATCCCGCCCTTGCGGGGGTTGCGCAGGTCGGACGCGTAGTCGAACACGTCGTTCACGCCGTACATCAGCAGGTTGTACGGGACCAGGAAGAACAGCGTGCCGACGACGAGCGTCACGTCGATCCGCCCCTGCGTCGCCATGAGGTACCCCGCGGCGAACGGGTAGGCGGTGTTGATCCAGGAGAACGGCCGCGACGCGGCGAGGACCTCCTTCACCCCGCCCCCTCGCCCGCGGTCCCGTCACCGGCCCCCGACGACGGCCCGTCCACCGGGTCGGTCGCTGCCGCGCGACGCCGGCGACCGAGCAGGGTCCACAGCACGGGCATCCCGACGGCGGCGGCGATCGCGTACGCGAAGTCCTCCAGCGGTGCCCCGACGACGTAGATCCCGAGGATCTTGGACGGGTCGAACACGTACAGGTCGGCGGCGATCATCAGCGTGTCGAAGACGGCCGTGAGGACGCACAGGTGCACGACCGTCCACACGACGGGCCACCCGCGCAGGCGGCGCAGCACGGGCCAGGACACGGCGAGCAGCACGACGAGGACCGCGACGTTGAGGACGATGTTCGTCACGACGCCTCCTCCGACCCGCCCGAGCCGGACGACGACGCCCGCAGCGCCCGCGCGCCCGCGGCCCGCAGCGACGCGGTCCGGTCGAACCACCGCCACGCCAGCAGGGCGACGTAGCAGAGCAGCGTGAGGAAGAAGACCTCCTCGATCGGCAGCTCGGGCGCGAGGAGGATCCCGGTCATGTGCGGCGAGTCCCCGCGCGCGAAGATCCCGAGCAGCAGCCCGGCGACGTCCCACAGCAGGAAGGCGGCGACGCCGATCCCGACGGTCCACCCGGCGCGTCGCGGGTCCTCCCAGAACGCGAGCCGGAACCGCCGGTCGAGCAGCGCGAGGCCACCGAGGGACAGCAGGAGCGCCCCCAGGTAGGCGAGTCCCGTCATGCGCCCGACCGTACGCCGGACCAGAGGCCCGCCGGGCGTGCGGCGTCGAGGAACCCCCGTCGCAGGGGCGCGGGCAGCGGGCGCGTCGACGTCTCCCCCAGCAGCCGCTTCGCGACGAGCTCGGCGCTGATGAGACACATCGGCAGCCCGACGCCGGGGATCGTCCCGCCGCCGACGTGCAGCAGGTTCGCCACGCGTGCGGACGCGTCGCCGGGCCGGAACATCGCGCTCTGCGCGAGCGTGTGCTCCATGCCGAGCGCGGTGCCGCGCCACGCGGACAGGTCGCGCGCGAAGTCGGCGGGCGCGACGACGTGCCGCGTCACGACGCGTCCGCGCAGGTCGTCGATGCCGGCCCACGCGCCGACCTGGTCGAGGAACCGGTCGGCGTGCCGCTCGACCACGTCGCGCTCGGGGCTGCCGGGCGGGCCGTCGCCGAGCGACGCGTCGGCGGGGAACGGCACGAGCAGGAACAGGTTCTCGTGGCCGGGCGGCGCGGCGGTCGGGTCGGTCGCGGTGGTGCGCGACGCGTACACGGACGCGACCTCGGGGACGCGCAGGTCGGCGGGCGCGGTCGACCGACCGGTGCCGAGGATGTCGTCGAAGTTCCCGGGCCAGTCGCGCGTGAAGAACAGCGAGTGGTGCGCGAGCTCGGGCAGGGACCCGCGCACACCGGCCATGACGAGCAGCGCGGAGATGCCCGGGCCGTGCCGCTCCCACGACGCGGCGGGGTGGTCGCTGTGCCGCGGCTCGAGCAGCGCAGTCTCGGTGTGGTGCCGGTCGGCGCCGGAGACGACGACGTCAGCCTCGACGAGCTCGCCGCCGGCGAGCCGCACGCCGCGCGCGACACCGGTGCGCCGCGGCGTCCGCGCGGACCACGGCACGTCGTCGACCTCGATCGCGACGACGTCCGCGCCGGTCCGGATCTCGACGCCCTCGCGCACGGCGAGCCGTTCGAGCGCCTCCATCACGGTGTACATGCCGCCGCGCGGGTACTGCACGCCGTCGACGAGGTCGAGGTGGCTCATGAGCGAGTACAGCGCGGGGACGCGGTACGGCGACGAGCCGAGGAACACCGCGTGGTACCCGAGCGCCTGCCGCAGCACGGGGTGCTCGACGGTCCTCTCGATCTTCTCGGCGAGCGTGTGCGTGAGCAGGTCGACGAGCGTGCCGGCCCGGCGCACGACGGGCGCCGACAGCAGCCGGTCCGGGCGCTGGAACGTGGTCCACAGGAAGTGGTCGAGCGCGGTCCGGTAGGCCGTCGACGCGTCCTGCGCGTAGCGCCGCACGGCCTCGCCCGCGCCGGGCTCGAGCGCCTCGAACGTGGCCCAGTTG
The sequence above is a segment of the Cellulomonas fimi genome. Coding sequences within it:
- a CDS encoding glycosyl hydrolase family 18 protein translates to MRPRFHRPSRRRRALAATAIAAVTGVVAALVAASLPTAATAAGSLTATFTSAGDWGTGHQMSVKVSNGTTATIPTWTLEFDLPSGVQITSAWDADVTRTGNHYKVTGKSWAGALAPGATQSWGYVASGALKMPTGCTVNGGACTGGPGPSPTSPTPTPTTPTPTPTTPTPTPTDPGTPSGQKVVGYFAEWGVYGRNYHVKNIQTSGSASKLTHILYAFGNTTGGRCTIGDSYADYEKAYTAADSVDGVADTWDQPLRGSFNQLRKLKAMNPGLKVIWSFGGWTWSGGFTQAAQNPAAFAESCYNLVEDPRWADVFDGIDVDWEYPNACGLTCDSSGPKAFNNVVTALRNKFGSKALVTAAITADGSNGGKIDAADYATAAQKLDWIMPMTYDYFGAFNPQGPTAPHSPLTSYSGIPQAGFNSADAVAKLKAKGIPSSKILLGIGFYGRGWNGVSQTAPGGSATGPAPGTYEQGIEDYKVLKNRCPATGTVGGTAYAKCGSEWWSYDTPSTIAGKMSWAKSQGLGGAFFWELSGDTSNGELITAINNGLK
- a CDS encoding VOC family protein, which codes for MTSWVDVEQDDVEAATRFYGAVLGWTFHDATPPGTPVRYVIAQVDGQDAAGIGGPATPTGTPSTDPSWQTYVAVDDVAAALARVEAAGGTVTTGPTVAGEGGTWAAFTDRQGAGLRLWQAHRRLGAQITNAPGTWNFSDLHTPDAEDARDLYTRAFGWEFSDLGFGTMVRVPG
- a CDS encoding VOC family protein, which gives rise to MGWLVPAAPHDPPHWHVTFAVADRDATADLVVRHGGTVLGTDDSAWTRTVTVRDPQGAVFTASQFTPPA
- a CDS encoding nucleotide pyrophosphohydrolase, with translation MTTSDEREIAELTRLVREFSTERDWQQFHDPKSVILALVGEVGELAELFQWVRADDAVATFAVPERKARAGEEMADVLIYLVCLADVLGVDLGAAARAKLAASHVRFAADEVRGRAPDKP
- a CDS encoding 1-phosphofructokinase family hexose kinase, which encodes MPAAHDRSVDPSAGPRVCVLAPTPLLTVTIEAPTSEESHPEVHVHAGGQGLWVGRMAVSLGADVVVCGPFGGETGTVLAHLAEVERLRVRPTAYAGGNGAYVHDRRDGDRREIAETPPHPLDRHELDDLYGTVLVEAMDADITVLTGADPPRILPAAVVGRLAGDLRAAGQTVVADLSGRAAAAFADAGGAVLKISHEELLEGGFADSDSLDDLRDGARRLVERGLEAVVVSRAGEPVLIVTAKDVREVSPPPITVVDHRGAGDSMTAGIAVGLGRGLTLAEAVRLGAAAGALNVTRRGLGTGRREQIERFARRVVVRPTDDSP
- the surE gene encoding 5'/3'-nucleotidase SurE, with the protein product MRVLVTNDDGIDSPGLTTLAVMAADAGHDVVVAAPARESSGASASLLGAEQDGRLIVASKPSPGLPDEIPSFAVRAAPGLIAFVAAYGGFGPKPDVVLSGVNRGANTGHAVLHSGTVGAALSGATHGIKGLAVSIAYHEPRHWETAAAFARPVLDWVVEHCPGDRVLNLNVPDLPVEQVRGLRKAPLASFGAVQARIHELEHGHLQLTYSDVEITREPDTDAGLLARGWATVTQLLAPAFDADAPLPESGPLTA
- a CDS encoding prenyltransferase, with product MKEVLAASRPFSWINTAYPFAAGYLMATQGRIDVTLVVGTLFFLVPYNLLMYGVNDVFDYASDLRNPRKGGIEGGLVAPERARAVHRRILWASALSVVPFVVYLVAVGSVASTVVLAVVLFLVVAYSAPVLRFKERPFLDSFTSAMHFVGPLLYALVLVDADLSAPTVWPVLVAFVLWGMASHAFGAVQDVRADREGGIASVATVLGAHATVVLATVAYVAAAAVLLVVPWPGVLAAILPLPYAVSTALFWRVTDDDCERANVGWRRFLWLNLVTGFLVTMLLIAIART
- a CDS encoding lycopene cyclase domain-containing protein, which produces MTNIVLNVAVLVVLLAVSWPVLRRLRGWPVVWTVVHLCVLTAVFDTLMIAADLYVFDPSKILGIYVVGAPLEDFAYAIAAAVGMPVLWTLLGRRRRAAATDPVDGPSSGAGDGTAGEGAG
- a CDS encoding lycopene cyclase domain-containing protein, with protein sequence MTGLAYLGALLLSLGGLALLDRRFRLAFWEDPRRAGWTVGIGVAAFLLWDVAGLLLGIFARGDSPHMTGILLAPELPIEEVFFLTLLCYVALLAWRWFDRTASLRAAGARALRASSSGSGGSEEAS
- the crtI gene encoding phytoene desaturase family protein, whose amino-acid sequence is MTTTAPRTRPAGAPSPRAGAPDGGPGRVVVVGGGIGGLMTAALLARGGARVTLLERHDRVGGRMGTLTLDGFRFDTGPSWYFMPEVFAHAFALLGERVEDHLDLVRLDPAYRLFTEPDVAGGPAGGFDLTGDPETNWATFEALEPGAGEAVRRYAQDASTAYRTALDHFLWTTFQRPDRLLSAPVVRRAGTLVDLLTHTLAEKIERTVEHPVLRQALGYHAVFLGSSPYRVPALYSLMSHLDLVDGVQYPRGGMYTVMEALERLAVREGVEIRTGADVVAIEVDDVPWSARTPRRTGVARGVRLAGGELVEADVVVSGADRHHTETALLEPRHSDHPAASWERHGPGISALLVMAGVRGSLPELAHHSLFFTRDWPGNFDDILGTGRSTAPADLRVPEVASVYASRTTATDPTAAPPGHENLFLLVPFPADASLGDGPPGSPERDVVERHADRFLDQVGAWAGIDDLRGRVVTRHVVAPADFARDLSAWRGTALGMEHTLAQSAMFRPGDASARVANLLHVGGGTIPGVGLPMCLISAELVAKRLLGETSTRPLPAPLRRGFLDAARPAGLWSGVRSGA